A part of Xenopus tropicalis strain Nigerian chromosome 4, UCB_Xtro_10.0, whole genome shotgun sequence genomic DNA contains:
- the chadl gene encoding chondroadherin-like protein, with the protein MMWFVLTLIIMSAVKPLLCDRCPRVCICDNIRTFVACTNKNLTEVPTSIPQYTQKLDLRGNDLKVIPNGAFLSVPYLTHLSLQKCNIERIEEGALRGLGRLVYLNLGSNKISFIYQESFDGLSSLQQLVLEKNRLEEIKPGAFGQLGFLNFLHLGDNFLVYLPDMLFQGLQQVKWIRLSNNMINVVSNEAFAALPNLKRLSLDHNELQYLPTDALSRMSGLTRLELGWNPMTFISEEAVQMASLKQLFLNNMAIQDLSFKAFERSPQLSLIDLSNNQIRTIQVLAGLEHLNRLNLTGNAIRCDCELRSFKQWADFSKVKVDLFCSGPGHFRGDHLDSLRAIDLKCGNFPEEDYNLPPITPKPEEESSCPRSCDCKPDDKHVLCENKFLQQIPKRFPVDTTLLDLRKNVFNAIHKGAFSEMKNVASLHLQSCQINEIQPGAFAGMKNLVYLYLSHNHLSSIDPEVFRDAPMIGYLYLDHNRFTRLSKGTFKFLPNLFSLHMQYNSISSLSDNFMSGADKLHWVYMTGNNINYIASSAFKNNKDLEKLHLDENLLMEVPTQAIKGLPLLNELRLSKNLIRSIGNGAFLPVARSLQHLYLNDLGLEQISSGGFSGLGQGIKSLHLDNNKLQNIPNMKPFTGLEVINLANNPFHCDCRLLPLHKWINSLNLKVGATCAAPSSAKGQKVRNAPFSTCPGNDAGKTNSNKKKRSQHIPTANRKTKRG; encoded by the exons ATGATGTGGTTTGTTCTCACCCTGATCATCATGTCAGCTGTAAAACCATTGCTTTGTGATCGCTGCCCTCGAGTCTGTATCTGTGACAACATCAGAACGTTTGTGGCCTGTACAAACAAGAACCTCACAGAAGTCCCTACCTCAATCCCACAG TACACCCAAAAGTTGGATCTCAGAGGAAATGATCTGAAAGTCATTCCCAATGGAGCCTTCCTATCTGTACCATATTTAACACACCTCAGCCTTCAGAAATGCAATATTGAAAGGATTGAGGAAGGTGCTTTACGAGGTCTTGGGCGATTGGTTTACCTCAACTTAGGCTCCAACAAAATCAGTTTTATATACCAGGAGTCATTTGATGGGCTATCATCTTTGCAGCAGCTTGTACTGGAAAAGAATCGGCTTGAGGAGATTAAGCCCGGGGCCTTTGGACAATTGGGTTTTTTGAACTTTCTTCATCTTGGAGACAACTTCCTTGTTTATTTGCCAGATATGTTATTTCAGGGTCTGCAGCAAGTTAAGTGGATACGTCTTTCAAACAATATGATTAATGTGGTATCTAATGAGGCCTTTGCAGCACTTCCAAACCTAAAGAGGCTTAGTTTGGATCACAATGAACTCCAGTACCTTCCAACTGATGCACTTTCACGAATGTCTGGTCTCACTAGATTAGAACTGGGATGGAATCCAATGACTTTCATTTCAGAGGAAGCTGTTCAGATGGCGTCCCTCAAACAGCTCTTTCTTAATAACATGGCAATACAGGATTTGTCTTTCAAAGCTTTTGAAAGAAGCCCACAGCTATCACTTATTGATCTGAGTAACAACCAGATACGGACAATACAGGTATTAGCAGGGTTAGAACATCTAAATCGCTTGAACCTAACAGGAAATGCCATTCGCTGCGATTGTGAACTGAGGTCTTTTAAGCAATGGGCTGATTTCTCAAAGGTAAAAGTTGATCTTTTTTGCTCTGGCCCAGGACATTTCCGGGGAGATCATTTAGATTCTTTGAGAGCCATTGACCTGAAATGTGGCAATTTCCCAGAAGAAGACTATAATCTACCCCCAATAACTCCAAAACCGGAAGAGGAAAGTTCTTGCCCACGGAGCTGTGACTGCAAACCTGATGATAAACATGTGCTTTGTGAAAATAAATTCCTCCAGCAGATTCCCAAGCGGTTTCCTGTTGACACAACCCTCCTAGATCTgcgtaaaaatgttttcaatgccATACACAAAGGGGCCTTCTCAGAAATGAAAAATGTGGCATCACTTCATCTTCAAAGTTGCCAGATTAATGAAATTCAGCCTGGAGCTTTTGCAGGGATGAAAAATCTAGTTTATCTCTACCTATCTCACAATCATCTCTCATCTATTGACCCTGAAGTCTTTAGGGACGCCCCAATGATTGGCTACCTTTACTTAGACCACAACAGATTCACCAGACTTTCAAAGGGGACCTTCAAATTTCTCCCTAATCTTTTTTCTCTGCACATGCAGTACAATTCTATCAGCTCACTCTCTGATAACTTTATGTCTGGGGCAGACAAGTTGCATTGGGTCTACATGACAGGCAACAATATCAACTACATCGCTTCATCTGCATTTAAAAACAACAAAGATTTAGAAAAACTGCATCTAGATGAGAATCTACTAATGGAGGTCCCAACACAAGCTATTAAAGGACTGCCTCTTCTAAATGAGCTTAGGCTATCCAAGAACCTCATCAGATCAATTGGAAATGGAGCTTTCTTACCAGTAGCTCGTTCACTACAGCACCTGTATCTCAACGACCTTGGCCTGGAACAG ATTTCCAGTGGAGGATTTTCTGGACTTGGACAGGGAATTAAAAGTCTTCACCTAGATAACAATAAACTACAGAACATTCCCAACATGAAGCCTTTCACTGGACTAGAAGTCATAAATTTAGCAAACAACCCCTTCCATTGTGACTGCCGTCTGCTACCTCTCCACAA GTGGATCAACAGTCTAAATCTGAAGGTGGGGGCAACATGCGCCGCTCCAAGCAGTGCAAAGGGACAGAAGGTCAGAAATGCACCATTCTCTACATGCCCTGGAAATGATGCAGGAAAAACAAACAGTAACAAGAAAAAAAGATCACAGCACATTCCAACTGCCAATCGAAAAACAAAACGTGGATGA